Proteins from one Clupea harengus chromosome 17, Ch_v2.0.2, whole genome shotgun sequence genomic window:
- the LOC122133646 gene encoding transcription termination factor 1-like: MDLYKKLSWRCVAKQVRTRSWWHCKQKWMTYLMGKMKTGRKIHGRKSIEGQIQLIKAINEMALEETGDIVWDDLTHLFGNTTPDYLQNKFYKLKVTYVPDWNRTSFCDIIDFLYEKTLPKLEEDLKGCKDAEEPAETRQLTSCQRSYPTSETPQRHPHSSPEDFVTLCVK, from the exons ATGGACTTGTATAAGAAACTGTCCTGGAGGTGTGTGGCCAAGCAGGTCCGGACTCGCAGCTGGTGGCACTGCAAGCAAAAGTG GATGACTTACCTGATGGGTAAAATGAAGACTGGTAGAAAGATCCACGGGAGAAAGAGCATAGAGGGGCAGATCCAGCTGATCAAAGC GATCAATGAAATGGCTTTGGAGGAAACTGGAGACATTGTCTGGGATGACCTCACTCATCTCTTTGG CAACACCACACCTGACTACTTACAAAATAAGTTCTACAAGCTGAAGGTGACCTATGTACCAGACTGGAACAGAACGTCTTTCTGTG ACATCATTGATTTCCTGTATGAGAAGACCCTGCCAAAGCTGGAGGAGGACCTGAAAGGCTGTAAGGATGCTGAAGAGCCTGCAGAGACGCGACAGCTGACAAGCTGTCAGAGATCTTACCCAACCTCTGAAACACCCCAACGCCACCCCCACTCATCACCAGAGGACTTTGTGACTCTTTGTGTCAAATGA